The following coding sequences are from one Capsicum annuum cultivar UCD-10X-F1 chromosome 3, UCD10Xv1.1, whole genome shotgun sequence window:
- the LOC107861892 gene encoding uncharacterized protein LOC107861892 isoform X2, whose product MTVGLSSFVSSKSPNSLSLCSVQLCYHSSLFCYKKMAGAGDLVFTPEEMVIDQGLGYPKAYAKLCKDRILGPFNRGPPFTFTPYALPQDEVLRAKELDDMFPIVDLNAQPNTKPKIFASLLWKQLSHLGNAGFDPEVFRVDSYGNVLYYHADSASPLAWEIDHWFPCSRGGLTVPSNLRIMQWQACKKKNNKLEFLIPWWDLQVGISINQFLSIFAISNSDFRRRAFSWLFSDGESEELNASQTVDSHVFPHHFVESKEKIGLAPAAVVLSRRESFDSSSALKSLDINRRPRSSTPIVACKRSKTDLKENEDPGLVTNPYQAIVIARDSLRHREETAKMQAEIQKLDDEVGELKQKTEEEKVAVQDLELILMKKRRRAEKCRRLAESQSSYKAMLEKMIRDAMHQSVVYKEQVRLNQAAANALMARLEAQRAICDSAERDLHRRFKKRDELEQQIRHDWDQTRKRSRMDEFLDEEGDEKTLLRLPGSCSKAELEKDDKRVLCLPGMNTKDCMHKELRVFLEEEQKAYEARLSLNGGKEKETHNTISMGIHSEHNNNAIVQAKDEDPTYQNVQNIEIQEEVITCNPRFPTFHENVREEEDEESRQQRGKGNVEKWLQLLLDNSQEPTNFGIQTAEENNSGKRTLNAGEDETIEIDDTITKLNITYPQKEMKTSKSEESEIAEDVKQSQKVQNKKENVQEEDSKREEVVEVAAYRLIPERRASDVGSASKGVGRASDVGSASKGVGRSSSCERTGRKSEKEKERELSRSDSVRLFRRIPSSPSLLLSGMKKRVDCMRTKPSVVGDDSDEGRAGGNGFIKSSIKTIKRAVKM is encoded by the exons atgacCGTTGGTCTCTCTTCTTTTGTTTCGTCAAAATCTCCGAATTCTCTCTCTCTTTGCTCTGTTCAACTCTGTTATCATTCTTCCCTTTTCTGCTACAAGAAAATGGCTGGCGCTGGTGATCTTGTTTTTACCCCCGAAGAAATGGTGATTGATCAAGGTCTCGGATACCCAAAGGCCTATGCTAAGCTTTGTAAAGATCGAATTTTGGGCCCTTTCAACCGCGGCCCTCCTTTTACCTTCACTCCCTATGCTCTGCCACAAGATGAG GTTTTGAGAGCAAAGGAATTGGATGACATGTTCCCTATCGTCGATCTGAATGCCCAACCCAATACAAAGCCCAAGATTTTTGCGTCTCTTTTGTGGAAGCAACTCAGCCACCTCGG GAATGCAGGATTTGATCCTGAAGTATTTCGAGTAGACTCATATGGCAATGTTCTGTATTATCATGCCGATTCAGCTTCACCTCTGGCGTGGGAAATTGATCACTGGTTTCCTTGCTCCA GAGGAGGACTAACTGTTCCAAGCAATCTGCGGATAATGCAGTGGCAAGCCtgtaagaaaaagaataataagcTGGAATTCCTTATACCCTGGTGGGATCTGCAAGTTGGTATATCCATAAACCAGTTCTTGTCCATCTTTGCTATATCAAATTCAGATTTCAG GCGTAGAGCATTTTCCTGGTTGTTTTCTGACGGTGAAAGTGAAGAACTGAATGCATCACAAACTGTTGATTCACATGTTTTTCCTCATCATTTTgttgaatcaaaagaaaaaattggcCTGGCTCCAGCAGCTGTTGTTCTATCTCGAAGGGAGTCTTTTGATTCTTCCTCAGCTCTGAAATCATTGGATATAAATCGGAGACCAAGATCAAGCACTCCTATTGTTG CTTGTAAAAGATCAAAAACGGATCTGAAAGAAAATGAAGATCCAGGCCtggtaaccaatccataccaggCTATTGTGATAGCTAGAGATTCTTTGAGACACAGAGAAGAAACAGCAAAGATGCAGGCAGAAATACAGAAATTAGATGATGAAGTGGGTGAATTGAAGCAGAAGACTGAGGAGGAGAAAGTAGCTGTACAAGATTTGGAGCTAATCCTAATGAAGAAAAGAAGGAGAGCTGAGAAGTGTCGACGACTAGCTGAGTCACAATCTTCTTACAAAGCTATGCTAGAGAAGATGATTCGAGATGCCATGCACCA GAGTGTTGTGTATAAAGAACAAGTCAGGTTGAATCAGGCAGCAGCTAATGCCCTTATGGCAAGACTTGAAGCTCAGAGAGCAATCTGTGATTCTGCAGAGAGAGACCTACACAGGAGATTCAAAAAGAGAGACGAACTTGAGCAACAGATAAGACATGACTGGGACCAAACAAGAAAAAGATCAAGAATGGATGAATTTCTAGATGAAGAGGGAGATGAAAAGACTCTTCTTCGTCTGCCCGGCAGCTGCTCAAAGGCAGAATTAGAGAAAGATGATAAGAGAGTTCTATGCTTGCCTGGTATGAATACCAAGGACTGTATGCATAAGGAGTTAAGAGTATTTTTGGAGGAGGAACAGAAAGCATATGAGGCTAGACTATCTCTAAATGGtggaaaagagaaagaaactCACAACACAATCAGCATGGGAATCCACTCTGAACACAACAACAATGCTATTGTGCAGGCAAAGGATGAGGATCCAACATATCAGAACGTTCAAAACATTGAGATACAAGAAGAAGTGATAACATGCAACCCCAGGTTTCCCACTTTTCATGAAAATGTTAGAGAGGAGGAGGACGAAGAGAGCAGACAGCAGCGGGGGAAAGGAAATGTCGAAAAATGGCTTCAGTTGCTTTTGGACAACTCTCAAGAACCTACCAACTTTGGTATTCAGACTGCTGAGGAGAACAATAGTGGTAAGAGAACTCTTAATGCAGGAGAAGATGAAACtattgaaattgatgatactATAACAAAGCTGAATATAACGTATCCGCAAAAGGAGATGAAGACATCCAAATCCGAGGAGTCAGAAATTGCTGAGGATGTGAAACAGTCCCAGAAGgtgcaaaataaaaaagaaaatgtccAAGAGGAAGATTCAAAAAGAGAGGAAGTTGTTGAAGTGGCTGCCTATAGATTAATTCCAGAAAGGAGAGCCAGTGATGTAG GTTCTGCTTCTAAGGGAGTCGGGAGAGCCAGTGACGTAGGTTCTGCTTCTAAGGGAGTCGGGAGATCTAGCAGCTGCGAAAGAACTGGAAGGAAGAgcgaaaaggaaaaggaaagggAACTCTCAAGGTCTGACAGTGTTAGGTTGTTTAGGCGTATCCCATCCTCGCCATCTCTCCTCTTGAGTGGCATGAAAAAGAGAGTGGATTGCATGAGGACGAAGCCATCAGTCGTTGGTGACGATAGTGATGAAGGTCGGGCAGGAGGTAATGGCTTCATAAAATCATCCATCAAAACAATCAAGAGAGCAGTGAAGATGTAG
- the LOC107861892 gene encoding uncharacterized protein LOC107861892 isoform X1, whose protein sequence is MTVGLSSFVSSKSPNSLSLCSVQLCYHSSLFCYKKMAGAGDLVFTPEEMVIDQGLGYPKAYAKLCKDRILGPFNRGPPFTFTPYALPQDEVLRAKELDDMFPIVDLNAQPNTKPKIFASLLWKQLSHLGNAGFDPEVFRVDSYGNVLYYHADSASPLAWEIDHWFPCSRGGLTVPSNLRIMQWQACKKKNNKLEFLIPWWDLQVGISINQFLSIFAISNSDFRRRAFSWLFSDGESEELNASQTVDSHVFPHHFVESKEKIGLAPAAVVLSRRESFDSSSALKSLDINRRPRSSTPIVACKRSKTDLKENEDPGLVTNPYQAIVIARDSLRHREETAKMQAEIQKLDDEVGELKQKTEEEKVAVQDLELILMKKRRRAEKCRRLAESQSSYKAMLEKMIRDAMHQSVVYKEQVRLNQAAANALMARLEAQRAICDSAERDLHRRFKKRDELEQQIRHDWDQTRKRSRMDEFLDEEGDEKTLLRLPGSCSKAELEKDDKRVLCLPGMNTKDCMHKELRVFLEEEQKAYEARLSLNGGKEKETHNTISMGIHSEHNNNAIVQAKDEDPTYQNVQNIEIQEEVITCNPRFPTFHENVREEEDEESRQQRGKGNVEKWLQLLLDNSQEPTNFGIQTAEENNSGKRTLNAGEDETIEIDDTITKLNITYPQKEMKTSKSEESEIAEDVKQSQKVQNKKENVQEEDSKREEVVEVAAYRLIPERRASDVGSASKGVGRASDVGSASKGVGRASDVGSASKGVGRSSSCERTGRKSEKEKERELSRSDSVRLFRRIPSSPSLLLSGMKKRVDCMRTKPSVVGDDSDEGRAGGNGFIKSSIKTIKRAVKM, encoded by the exons atgacCGTTGGTCTCTCTTCTTTTGTTTCGTCAAAATCTCCGAATTCTCTCTCTCTTTGCTCTGTTCAACTCTGTTATCATTCTTCCCTTTTCTGCTACAAGAAAATGGCTGGCGCTGGTGATCTTGTTTTTACCCCCGAAGAAATGGTGATTGATCAAGGTCTCGGATACCCAAAGGCCTATGCTAAGCTTTGTAAAGATCGAATTTTGGGCCCTTTCAACCGCGGCCCTCCTTTTACCTTCACTCCCTATGCTCTGCCACAAGATGAG GTTTTGAGAGCAAAGGAATTGGATGACATGTTCCCTATCGTCGATCTGAATGCCCAACCCAATACAAAGCCCAAGATTTTTGCGTCTCTTTTGTGGAAGCAACTCAGCCACCTCGG GAATGCAGGATTTGATCCTGAAGTATTTCGAGTAGACTCATATGGCAATGTTCTGTATTATCATGCCGATTCAGCTTCACCTCTGGCGTGGGAAATTGATCACTGGTTTCCTTGCTCCA GAGGAGGACTAACTGTTCCAAGCAATCTGCGGATAATGCAGTGGCAAGCCtgtaagaaaaagaataataagcTGGAATTCCTTATACCCTGGTGGGATCTGCAAGTTGGTATATCCATAAACCAGTTCTTGTCCATCTTTGCTATATCAAATTCAGATTTCAG GCGTAGAGCATTTTCCTGGTTGTTTTCTGACGGTGAAAGTGAAGAACTGAATGCATCACAAACTGTTGATTCACATGTTTTTCCTCATCATTTTgttgaatcaaaagaaaaaattggcCTGGCTCCAGCAGCTGTTGTTCTATCTCGAAGGGAGTCTTTTGATTCTTCCTCAGCTCTGAAATCATTGGATATAAATCGGAGACCAAGATCAAGCACTCCTATTGTTG CTTGTAAAAGATCAAAAACGGATCTGAAAGAAAATGAAGATCCAGGCCtggtaaccaatccataccaggCTATTGTGATAGCTAGAGATTCTTTGAGACACAGAGAAGAAACAGCAAAGATGCAGGCAGAAATACAGAAATTAGATGATGAAGTGGGTGAATTGAAGCAGAAGACTGAGGAGGAGAAAGTAGCTGTACAAGATTTGGAGCTAATCCTAATGAAGAAAAGAAGGAGAGCTGAGAAGTGTCGACGACTAGCTGAGTCACAATCTTCTTACAAAGCTATGCTAGAGAAGATGATTCGAGATGCCATGCACCA GAGTGTTGTGTATAAAGAACAAGTCAGGTTGAATCAGGCAGCAGCTAATGCCCTTATGGCAAGACTTGAAGCTCAGAGAGCAATCTGTGATTCTGCAGAGAGAGACCTACACAGGAGATTCAAAAAGAGAGACGAACTTGAGCAACAGATAAGACATGACTGGGACCAAACAAGAAAAAGATCAAGAATGGATGAATTTCTAGATGAAGAGGGAGATGAAAAGACTCTTCTTCGTCTGCCCGGCAGCTGCTCAAAGGCAGAATTAGAGAAAGATGATAAGAGAGTTCTATGCTTGCCTGGTATGAATACCAAGGACTGTATGCATAAGGAGTTAAGAGTATTTTTGGAGGAGGAACAGAAAGCATATGAGGCTAGACTATCTCTAAATGGtggaaaagagaaagaaactCACAACACAATCAGCATGGGAATCCACTCTGAACACAACAACAATGCTATTGTGCAGGCAAAGGATGAGGATCCAACATATCAGAACGTTCAAAACATTGAGATACAAGAAGAAGTGATAACATGCAACCCCAGGTTTCCCACTTTTCATGAAAATGTTAGAGAGGAGGAGGACGAAGAGAGCAGACAGCAGCGGGGGAAAGGAAATGTCGAAAAATGGCTTCAGTTGCTTTTGGACAACTCTCAAGAACCTACCAACTTTGGTATTCAGACTGCTGAGGAGAACAATAGTGGTAAGAGAACTCTTAATGCAGGAGAAGATGAAACtattgaaattgatgatactATAACAAAGCTGAATATAACGTATCCGCAAAAGGAGATGAAGACATCCAAATCCGAGGAGTCAGAAATTGCTGAGGATGTGAAACAGTCCCAGAAGgtgcaaaataaaaaagaaaatgtccAAGAGGAAGATTCAAAAAGAGAGGAAGTTGTTGAAGTGGCTGCCTATAGATTAATTCCAGAAAGGAGAGCCAGTGATGTAGGTTCTGCTTCTAAGGGAGTCGGGAGAGCCAGTGACGTAGGTTCTGCTTCTAAGGGAGTCGGGAGAGCCAGTGACGTAGGTTCTGCTTCTAAGGGAGTCGGGAGATCTAGCAGCTGCGAAAGAACTGGAAGGAAGAgcgaaaaggaaaaggaaagggAACTCTCAAGGTCTGACAGTGTTAGGTTGTTTAGGCGTATCCCATCCTCGCCATCTCTCCTCTTGAGTGGCATGAAAAAGAGAGTGGATTGCATGAGGACGAAGCCATCAGTCGTTGGTGACGATAGTGATGAAGGTCGGGCAGGAGGTAATGGCTTCATAAAATCATCCATCAAAACAATCAAGAGAGCAGTGAAGATGTAG
- the LOC107861893 gene encoding molybdate transporter 2, translating into MADRTSNQTTPLLRRNWWRSHLSAAPFAGSLRLKTSLLSELGGSVGDLGTYIPIVLALTLVSNLDLSTTLIFTAFYNIITGAIFGIPMPVQPMKSIAAVAVSEIPHLTVPQIAAAGICTAGTLFFLGATGLMSFFYHFIPLPVVRGVQLSQGLAFAFTAIKYIRYDQDFNTTKASTTNPRPWLGLDGRILALASISFLILVTGSGEVVEDEEEEDGRDGRVRRRLRTLSAIPAALIVFLLGLILCFVRDPSIIHDIKFGPSKIHILKITWEDWKSGFLRGAIPQIPLSVLNSVIAVCKLSADLFPEREVSATRVSVSVGLMNLVGCWFGAMPCCHGAGGLAGQYRFGGRSGASVAFLGLGKLVLGLVFGSSFVRILSQFPIGILGVLLLFAGIELAMASRDMNSKEESFVMLVCAAVSLTGSSAALGFGCGIVLFLLLKLRHLDCFDSCFGRSNSRSNIDGTSLNL; encoded by the coding sequence ATGGCTGACCGAACTTCCAACCAAACTACTCCCCTCCTCCGCCGCAACTGGTGGCGCAGCCACCTCTCCGCCGCTCCATTCGCCGGCTCCCTCCGCCTGAAAACCTCTCTACTCTCCGAACTCGGCGGCTCCGTTGGTGACTTAGGCACTTACATCCCTATCGTCTTAGCACTCACTTTAGTCAGCAATCTCGATCTCAGCACTACACTTATCTTCACTGCATTCTACAACATTATTACTGGTGCTATTTTCGGTATCCCTATGCCTGTTCAACCCATGAAGTCCATTGCTGCTGTTGCCGTTTCTGAGATACCTCATCTTACTGTTCCTCAAATTGCTGCTGCCGGAATTTGCACTGCTGGTACTCTTTTCTTCCTTGGAGCTACTGGACTTATGTCCTTCTTCTACCACTTCATTCCTCTCCCTGTTGTTCGGGGTGTTCAGCTTTCTCAGGGGCTTGCGTTTGCATTTACGGCGATCAAGTATATACGGTATGACCAAGACTTTAATACTACAAAGGCTAGTACGACGAACCCACGTCCGTGGCTTGGCCTTGATGGACGTATTCTGGCTCTTGCTTCCATATCTTTTCTTATACTCGTCACTGGCTCTGGTGAAGTTGTTGAGGACGAGGAGGAGGAGGATGGGAGGGATGGTAGAGTTCGTCGTAGATTACGAACATTGTCAGCAATTCCGGCAGCTCTTATAGTGTTTTTGCTGGGATTGATCCTCTGTTTCGTTCGGGATCCTTCAATCATTCATGATATTAAATTCGGCCCATCGAAGATTCATATCTTGAAAATCACATGGGAGGATTGGAAAAGTGGGTTTTTACGGGGCGCGATTCCCCAGATTCCGTTATCCGTGTTGAATTCGGTGATCGCTGTGTGTAAATTGTCAGCTGATTTGTTTCCAGAGAGGGAAGTGTCAGCTACAAGAGTTTCCGTGAGTGTTGGACTAATGAATTTGGTTGGTTGTTGGTTTGGAGCAATGCCGTGTTGCCACGGGGCAGGAGGACTGGCTGGACAGTATAGATTTGGTGGGAGGAGTGGCGCGTCAGTGGCGTTTCTTGGACTGGGGAAACTGGTTCTTGGTCTGGTATTTGGGAGCTCATTTGTGAGGATTTTGAGTCAGTTTCCTATTGGGATACTTGGGGTGCTGCTGTTGTTTGCTGGGATTGAATTGGCTATGGCATCAAGGGATATGAACTCAAAGGAAGAATCTTTTGTCATGTTGGTTTGCGCGGCTGTCTCATTGACGGGTTCCAGTGCTGCACTGGGATTTGGGTGTGGTATTGTGCTGTTTCTGCTGCTGAAATTGAGGCATTTGGACTGCTTTGATAGTTGCTTTGGGAGATCAAACTCCAGGTCCAACATTGATGGAACTAGTCTCAATCTGTAA